A stretch of Argiope bruennichi chromosome 10, qqArgBrue1.1, whole genome shotgun sequence DNA encodes these proteins:
- the LOC129989123 gene encoding far upstream element-binding protein 1-like isoform X1 yields MSFEFDRIPEMYERNETGGNFVEEQFLVPDKMAGKIIGLCGEQIHRIETKTGCKAQLDPRSDDNFYRICTLTGSQESVKAGKSMIKQIISEYSSNSFQSGYVPDGQIVTEMMIPGLKVALLIGKGGEKIKNLQEQCGAKMAFIQDGPEHSIYDKPLRIWGDAENVKIAEQMVTDFLAQNETFSVPIDKCGHVIGKGGKTIRSIAQQSGASIKKAKELPSYTNEQTFIIRGTPKQIKHAKKLIREIIPDQMVTGFFGQNKTIADQMVTGFLAQNETMNSDQGDYNFLWAVVFWLLVVFFVCSFIKSKF; encoded by the exons ATGTCTTTTG aatttgaccGAATTCCAGAAATGTACGAGAG gaatgaaACAGGTGGAAATTTTGTTGAGGAACAGTTTTTAGTACCTGATAAAATGGCTGGAAAAA TAATTGGACTTTGTGGTGAACAGATTCATAGAATAGAGACAAAAACAGGATGCAAGGCTCAACTGGATCCTAGAAGCGATGACAATTTTTATAGGATTTGCACACTTACTGGTAGTCAGGAATCAGTTAA GGCTGGAAAATCTATGATTAAACAAATCATAAGTGAATATTCCAGTAATTCATTCCAATCTGGATATGTTCCCGATGGGCAGATTGTTACTGAAATGATGATTCCTGGTCTTAAAGTAGCTCTATTAATAGGAAAAGGAGGAGAAAAGATAAAGAATTTACAG GAACAATGTGGAGCAAAAATGGCATTCATTCAAGATGGACCTGAACACTCAATATATGATAAACCTCTAAGGATATGGGGTGACGCAGAAAATGTTAAA attgCTGAGCAGATGGTAACAGATTTCCTTGCTCAAAATGAAACG TTTTCCGTACCTATTGACAAATGTGGTCATGTGATCGGAAAAGGCGGAAAGACTATACGAAGTATCGCCCAACAATCAGGTGCATCTATAAAGAAAGCAAAGGAGCTCCCATCATACACTAATGAGCAGACATTTATAATCAGAGGCACCCCAAAGCAGATAAAACATGCTAAAAAACTCATTAGAGAAATT attccgGATCAGATGGTAACAGGTTTCTTTGGTCAAAATAAAACg atTGCTGACCAGATGGTAACAGGTTTCCTTGCTCAAAATGAAACG atgaaTTCAGACCAAGGCGATTACAATTTTCTCTGGGCCGTTGTGTTCTGGCTGCTCGTTGTGTTCTTTGTGTGTTCTTTCATCAAGTCcaaattctga
- the LOC129989123 gene encoding far upstream element-binding protein 1-like isoform X2, with translation MYERNETGGNFVEEQFLVPDKMAGKIIGLCGEQIHRIETKTGCKAQLDPRSDDNFYRICTLTGSQESVKAGKSMIKQIISEYSSNSFQSGYVPDGQIVTEMMIPGLKVALLIGKGGEKIKNLQEQCGAKMAFIQDGPEHSIYDKPLRIWGDAENVKIAEQMVTDFLAQNETFSVPIDKCGHVIGKGGKTIRSIAQQSGASIKKAKELPSYTNEQTFIIRGTPKQIKHAKKLIREIIPDQMVTGFFGQNKTIADQMVTGFLAQNETMNSDQGDYNFLWAVVFWLLVVFFVCSFIKSKF, from the exons ATGTACGAGAG gaatgaaACAGGTGGAAATTTTGTTGAGGAACAGTTTTTAGTACCTGATAAAATGGCTGGAAAAA TAATTGGACTTTGTGGTGAACAGATTCATAGAATAGAGACAAAAACAGGATGCAAGGCTCAACTGGATCCTAGAAGCGATGACAATTTTTATAGGATTTGCACACTTACTGGTAGTCAGGAATCAGTTAA GGCTGGAAAATCTATGATTAAACAAATCATAAGTGAATATTCCAGTAATTCATTCCAATCTGGATATGTTCCCGATGGGCAGATTGTTACTGAAATGATGATTCCTGGTCTTAAAGTAGCTCTATTAATAGGAAAAGGAGGAGAAAAGATAAAGAATTTACAG GAACAATGTGGAGCAAAAATGGCATTCATTCAAGATGGACCTGAACACTCAATATATGATAAACCTCTAAGGATATGGGGTGACGCAGAAAATGTTAAA attgCTGAGCAGATGGTAACAGATTTCCTTGCTCAAAATGAAACG TTTTCCGTACCTATTGACAAATGTGGTCATGTGATCGGAAAAGGCGGAAAGACTATACGAAGTATCGCCCAACAATCAGGTGCATCTATAAAGAAAGCAAAGGAGCTCCCATCATACACTAATGAGCAGACATTTATAATCAGAGGCACCCCAAAGCAGATAAAACATGCTAAAAAACTCATTAGAGAAATT attccgGATCAGATGGTAACAGGTTTCTTTGGTCAAAATAAAACg atTGCTGACCAGATGGTAACAGGTTTCCTTGCTCAAAATGAAACG atgaaTTCAGACCAAGGCGATTACAATTTTCTCTGGGCCGTTGTGTTCTGGCTGCTCGTTGTGTTCTTTGTGTGTTCTTTCATCAAGTCcaaattctga
- the LOC129987603 gene encoding uncharacterized protein LOC129987603 — MSKVILKELILASKHYNEEEAKEYLEVIVAGRLEQEQKLENENKLKQEREKEKFALEKLRLEVELSRINQNLVQNSDQVARAKSLDEIVRMVRLLTVKVPSKSDGWDYFFSSLEKAFVNENVSDEFKPKVWLCLLGDKVSNLLVNIEESELKNYESLKKIVLQEYEPSPKLCLENFRKAKRNNDETFSQFASRLTSMWVYYCKSRGASDFETVNQLIVADKMFQTLDSETATHIGVLQGESWFKPKEMGKRCDVFYASKGKSYDGSVRAKRNDYDERGFQGNWGKQQFNEKKTDNSNFCPKKNFEKSKIIEVRKLTCYTCGSDKHFRRDCPKIKGADYKKIKVNKVSAEGAEAESKGETVAARVDLHGKVIPRHAIEDKLCKLAKVSVSVAGKLAKALVDSGTEITVVKRDLVPEVSVEGASTIYLKGIFGPAVKCPLVYVRLSLATGGQVNVVHQQVLCALADVLVEDVLLPPDILNMLGGARSEENSLAQNSQELRGDLQEKAQDSIIFEKTQSEITLCGNDVGTVNNKDEKVTTETVKGSMVADTFRSEQEQCVELATAWKHAKEGKSNYYEVDGYLFHRDKILGESIGQLVIPKCRRGEVLRLAHTSVFSCHMGSKKTLERIKYSFFWEGMRTDVKKFCDSCKECQLTQTVKTSDRTPITPVVRPELPFQVVNVDLIGPIDPPSAKGHKYILCLVDQHTRWGEAIPLTSLNAKATCEAVLSIFSRTGIPNVIASDNGTNFTAELTKEFEKRIGSSPRFSTPGYPQSNGLVERFNRTLKNMLHNVVREEGRGWHLQIPYVLWAYREIPHSTTGVSPFQLLYGRPPQGPLSILKSTWTGKFNNVQLNSTSVSKYLENLKSKLEKAAEQAKLVSAVQQENAAYYHNLRSSNRVYKVGDQVIVLIPDSTNKLFARWQGPATIVEKRNPHSFSVKMSDGSTKHIHQNKLKHYIASSNSINVIFEEEKEFGHVETLPTATKESKFFEILDNLEIKHVDNSQLETLKNLIVKFKRIFTKPVQPAAVGTHKIELLPNTVQKKPHCYSVPIAYRKEVERQVQELLELDLIEPSVSEIAHPIVCVAKKDSSMRMCIDFRALNAVTKVPVFPMKDLQELIFTAGSGHWLSSLDLLKGYWQIKMDEESKRLTAFATHNAVYQWKTMPFGLAGASGTFQREMNRALKSHSEYAQAYMDDVVIYSRSFKEHLFHLKLILTELDELGFSVRLDKCTFATKQIKYLGHIIGGGRHGPDKDKILAIQKLTRPTTKKEVRSVLGLMGFYRTYIPKFAEISTPLTELTKKNKPNKVSWGEEEQNSFEKLKELLCEVTSLATPDANLPFQIHCDASDHGVGCCLTQQDADGSYKPIAFASQKFNAAQKNWASIEKEAWAVLYGLNKFDK, encoded by the coding sequence ATGTCTAAAgtaattctgaaagaattaattttagctaGTAAACATTATAACGAGGAAGAggcaaaagaatatttagaagttATCGTAGCTGGAAGGTTAGAACAGgaacaaaaacttgaaaatgaaaataaactaaaacaagAGAGGGAAAAGGAAAAGTTCGCACTCGAAAAACTTCGTCTAGAAGTGGAATTATCCAGGATCAatcaaaatttggttcaaaatagtGATCAAGTCGCGCGTGCAAAATCATTAGATGAAATAGTTAGGATGGTTAGGCTCTTAACAGTTAAAGTTCCTAGTAAGTCAGACGGATGGGACTATTTCTTTTCAAGCTTAGAAAAggcatttgtaaatgaaaatgttagtGATGAATTTAAACCAAAAGTGTGGCTTTGTTTATTAGGAGACAAAGTGTCTAATTTGTTAGTTAATATAGAAGAAagcgaattaaaaaattatgaatctttgaagaaaatagtATTACAGGAATACGAACCTTCACCGAAAttgtgtttagaaaattttcgCAAAGCTAAACGTAACAACGATGAAACATTTTCTCAATTTGCATCTCGGTTAACATCCATGTGGGTGTATTATTGCAAATCAAGGGGTGCTAGTGATTTTGAGACTGTAAATCAACTCATTGTAGCAGATAAAATGTTCCAAACATTGGATTCCGAAACGGCAACCCATATAGGTGTGCTACAGGGGGAAAGTTGGTTTAAGCCAAAGGAAATGGGTAAACGTTGTGATGTATTCTATGCATCCAAGGGTAAATCCTATGACGGGTCAGTGAGAGCCAAAAGAAATGATTATGATGAAAGAGGTTTTCAGGGTAATTGGGGAAAACAACAGTTCAATGAAAAGAAGACCGATAATAGTAATTTTTGccctaagaaaaattttgaaaaatcaaaaatcataGAAGTTAGAAAGCTAACTTGTTACACTTGTGGCTCCGATAAACATTTTAGACGAGATTGTCCGAAAATTAAGGGAGCAGACTATAAAAAGATTAAGGTAAACAAGGTTTCCGCTGAGGGTGCAGAAGCAGAATCAAAAGGGGAAACAGTAGCTGCTAGGGTGGATTTACACGGTAAAGTAATTCCTAGGCATGCTATTGAAGACAAACTTTGTAAATTGGCAAAGGTATCTGTCAGTGTAGCTGGGAAACTAGCCAAAGCATTAGTGGATTCTGGCACGGAAATTACAGTTGTCAAAAGGGACTTAGTTCCTGAAGTTTCAGTCGAAGGTGCTTCTACAATATATTTGAAGGGTATTTTTGGTCCGGCGGTTAAATGTCCTTTAGTGTACGTTCGGTTAAGTCTTGCTACTGGTGGCCAAGTTAATGTGGTGCATCAGCAAGTTTTATGTGCTTTAGCAGATGTTTTGGTGGAGGATGTGTTGCTTCCACCGGATATTCTAAACATGTTGGGAGGGGCCCGGAGTGAAGAAAATTCACTGGCTCAGAACTCTCAGGAATTGAGGGGTGATCTGCAGGAGAAAGCACAGGATAGCATTATCTTTGAGAAAACTCAAAGTGAAATTACTTTATGTGGGAATGATGTGGGAACGGTTAATAATAAGGATGAGAAAGTAACCACTGAGACGGTTAAGGGAAGCATGGTCGCTGATACTTTTCGCTCTGAGCAGGAACAGTGTGTCGAATTAGCAACGGCTTGGAAGCATGCTAAAGAAGGCAAAAGTAACTACTATGAGGTAGACGGTTATCTGTTTCACAGAGACAAAATACTCGGGGAGAGTATTGGGCAACTGGTAATTCCAAAGTGTAGACGCGGTGAGGTACTCAGACTTGCTCATACCTCAGTGTTTAGTTGTCATATGGGTTCTAAAAAGACTCTAGAACGAATCAAGTACTCTTTCTTCTGGGAAGGTATGCGGACGGATGTCAAAAAATTTTGCGACTCATGTAAAGAGTGTCAACTCACTCAGACTGTTAAAACTAGTGACAGAACGCCAATTACGCCTGTCGTGAGGCCTGAATTACCATTTCAGGTAGTGAATGTAGACCTGATAGGTCCAATTGATCCTCCTAGTGCGAAAGGacataaatacatattatgtCTGGTTGATCAACATACTAGGTGGGGCGAAGCCATACCGTTGACTAGTCTGAATGCTAAGGCAACATGTGAAGCCGTGTTAAGTATATTTTCAAGGACAGGTATTCCTAATGTTATCGCGTCTGATAACGGGACCAATTTCACGGCCGAACTGACTAAAGAGTTTGAAAAACGAATAGGGAGCAGTCCAAGATTCTCTACCCCTGGATATCCACAATCAAATGGGTTGGTGGAGAGGTttaatagaactttaaaaaacatgttgCATAATGTAGTCAGGGAAGAAGGTAGGGGGTGGCATTTACAAATTCCTTATGTGCTGTGGGCGTACAGAGAAATACCTCATTCAACTACAGGTGTGTCGCCATTTCAGTTACTCTATGGTAGACCACCACAAGGTCCTTTGTCTATCCTAAAATCTACTTGGAcaggaaaatttaataatgtacaaTTAAATAGTACTTCCGTTTCCAAATAcctggaaaatttaaaatcaaaactagaGAAGGCTGCAGAGCAGGCTAAGCTTGTTTCAGCAGTACAACAGGAAAATGCGGCGTATTATCACAATTTAAGATCGTCTAACCGAGTGTACAAAGTCGGAGATCAGGTGATAGTATTAATACCTGATTcgactaataaattatttgccaGATGGCAAGGTCCTGCAACTATCGTTGAGAAACGTAATCCCCattctttttcagttaaaatgtcGGATGGTTCTACCAAGCACATTCatcaaaataagttaaaacattacATAGCTAGTTCTAACtctataaatgtcatttttgagGAAGAAAAAGAATTCGGGCATGTTGAAACTTTACCAACCGCTAccaaagaatctaaatttttcgaaattcttgataatcttgaaattaaacaTGTAGACAATTCTCAGTTAgaaactcttaaaaatttaatcgttAAATTTAAACGCATCTTTACTAAACCCGTGCAACCAGCTGCGGTTGGCACTCATAAAATTGAACTATTGCCCAATACGGTACAGAAAAAGCCTCATTGTTATAGTGTTCCTATTGCATACAGAAAGGAAGTTGAACGTCAAGTTCAAGAACTTTTAGAATTAGACTTGATAGAACCTTCGGTATCCGAAATTGCTCATCCGATTGTTTGCGTTGCTAAAAAGGATTCTTCAATGAGAATGTGCATTGATTTTAGAGCATTAAATGCAGTCACCAAAGTTCCAGTCTTTCCCATGAAAGATTTGCAAGAACTGATATTCACTGCAGGATCAGGCCATTGGTTAAGTAGCTTAGATCTTTTAAAGGGATATTGGCAAATAAAAATGGACGAGGAAAGTAAACGGTTGACGGCGTTTGCTACGCATAATGCTGTGTACCAGTGGAAGACCATGCCTTTCGGTCTGGCGGGAGCATCTGGTACTTTTCAACGTGAAATGAACCGTGCCTTGAAATCTCATTCAGAGTATGCGCAGGCGTACATGGATGATGTAGTCATTTATTCTAGATCTTTTAAAGAgcatctgtttcatttaaaacttatacTGACAGAATTAGATGAATTAGGATTTTCTGTACGGCTGGATAAATGTACTTTCGCcaccaaacaaataaaatatttaggccATATTATAGGTGGAGGTAGACATGGTCCAGATAAAGACAAAATTCTAGCAATACAGAAATTAACTAGACCTACGACTAAAAAAGAGGTCAGGTCCGTATTAGGATTAATGGGATTTTACCGCACATATATACCAAAATTTGCGGAAATATCCACTCCACTCACGGAATTAACCAAGAAGAATAAGCCAAACAAGGTAAGTTGGGGGGAAGAAGAACAAAACTCGTTTGAGAAACTGAAAGAATTACTCTGTGAGGTTACTAGTCTTGCTACCCCTGATGCCAACTTGCCATTCCAGATACACTGTGATGCATCTGATCATGGTGTAGGATGCTGTTTAACTCAGCAAGATGCTGACGGGTCTTATAAACCAATAGCTTTTGCCAGCCAAAAATTCAACGCTGCACAAAAGAACTGGGCAAGCATTGAGAAAGAGGCTTGGGCAGTGTTATATGGTCTGAATAAATTCGATAAGTGA